One window of the Zea mays cultivar B73 chromosome 3, Zm-B73-REFERENCE-NAM-5.0, whole genome shotgun sequence genome contains the following:
- the LOC103651317 gene encoding transcription initiation factor IIB-like — protein sequence MSDSYCPDCKKQTEVAFDHSAGDTVCTESGLVLEAHSVDETSEWRTFANESNDNDPVRVGGPSNPLLTDGGLSTVIAKPNGAQGDFLSSSLGRWQNRGSNPDRSLILAFRTIANMADRYASPKLPFLRYSFDLVLSKYVVVCADF from the coding sequence ATGAGCGACTCCTACTGCCCCGACTGCAAGAAGCAGACGGAGGTGGCATTCGACCACTCGGCGGGGGACACGGTGTGCACCGAGTCCGGCCTCGTCCTCGAGGCGCACTCCGTCGACGAGACCTCCGAGTGGCGTACCTTCGCCAACGAGTCCAACGACAACGACCCTGTCCGCGTCGGCGGCCCCTCCAACCCGCTCCTCACCGACGGCGGCCTCTCCACCGTCATCGCCAAGCCCAACGGCGCCCAGGGCGACTTCCTCTCCTCCTCCCTCGGAAGGTGGCAGAACCGCGGCTCCAACCCCGACCGATCCCTCATTCTCGCCTTCCGCACCATCGCCAACATGGCTGACAGGTACGCCTCTCCGAAACTCCCTTTCTTACGCTACAGCTTCGATCTGGTTCTATCCAAGTATGTAGTAGTTTGTGCTGATTTCTAG
- the LOC118476757 gene encoding transcription initiation factor IIB-like, translating into MSDSYCPDCKKQTEVAFDHSAGDTVCTESGLVLEAHSVDETSEWRTFANESNDNDPVRVGGPSNPLLTDGGLSTVIAKPNGAQGDFLSSSLGRWQNRGSNPDRSLILAFRTIANMADRYASPKLPFLRYSFDLVLSKYVVVCADF; encoded by the coding sequence ATGAGCGACTCCTACTGCCCCGACTGCAAGAAGCAGACGGAGGTGGCATTCGACCACTCGGCGGGGGACACGGTGTGCACCGAGTCCGGCCTCGTCCTCGAGGCGCACTCCGTCGACGAGACCTCCGAGTGGCGTACCTTCGCCAACGAGTCCAACGACAACGACCCTGTCCGCGTCGGCGGCCCCTCCAACCCGCTCCTCACCGACGGCGGCCTCTCCACCGTCATCGCCAAGCCCAACGGCGCCCAGGGCGACTTCCTCTCCTCCTCCCTCGGCAGGTGGCAGAACCGCGGCTCCAACCCCGACCGATCCCTCATTCTCGCCTTCCGCACCATCGCCAACATGGCTGACAGGTACGCCTCTCCGAAACTCCCTTTCTTACGCTACAGCTTCGATCTGGTTCTATCCAAGTATGTAGTAGTTTGTGCTGATTTCTAG
- the LOC109945334 gene encoding protein ORANGE, chloroplastic-like, with amino-acid sequence MWTPCVGARPSRGERDEERDQELPDFSSFIPFLPPLSAANLKVYYATRFTIIVGIMVFGGFLAPIVSHSSQFWNH; translated from the exons ATGTGGACGCCGTGCGTGGGTGCGAGGCCAAGCCGAGGTGAAAGAG ATGAAGAGCGTGAccaagaacttcctgatttttcaTCATTTATTCCATTCTTACCTCCTCTG AGTGCAGCTAATCTAAAGGTCTACTATGCCACACGTTTCACCATCATAGTTGGGATAATGGTGTTCGGTGGTTTTCTTGCACCAATCGTAAGTCACAGTTCTCAATTTTGGAACCACTGA
- the LOC118476758 gene encoding transcription initiation factor IIB-like has product MSDSYCPDCKKQTEVAFDHSAGDTVCTESGLVLEAHSVDETSEWRTFANESNDNDPVRVGGPSNPLLTDGGLSTVIAKPNGAQGDFLSSSLGRWQNRGSNPDRSLILAFRTIANMADRYASPKLPFLRYSFDLVLSKYVVVCADF; this is encoded by the coding sequence ATGAGCGACTCCTACTGCCCCGACTGCAAGAAGCAGACGGAGGTGGCATTCGACCACTCGGCGGGGGACACGGTGTGCACCGAGTCCGGCCTCGTCCTCGAGGCGCACTCCGTCGACGAGACCTCCGAGTGGCGTACCTTCGCCAACGAGTCCAACGACAACGACCCTGTCCGCGTCGGCGGCCCCTCCAACCCGCTCCTCACCGACGGCGGCCTCTCCACCGTCATCGCCAAGCCCAACGGCGCCCAGGGCGACTTCCTCTCCTCCTCCCTCGGCAGGTGGCAGAACCGCGGCTCCAACCCCGACCGATCCCTCATTCTCGCATTCCGCACCATCGCCAACATGGCTGACAGGTACGCCTCTCCGAAACTCCCTTTCTTACGCTACAGCTTCGATCTGGTTCTATCCAAGTATGTAGTAGTTTGTGCTGATTTCTAG
- the LOC100856957 gene encoding glutathione S-transferase GSTU6, with product MAAGGELQLLSSWYSPYVIRAKVALGLKGLIYEFIEEDLFSKSDLLLKLNPVHKKVPVLVHGGRPVCESLVIVQYVDETWAAGTGTPLLPADAHDRATARFWAAYVDDKFCKEWIKLYRSTTAEKAAEALGGVVPVVETLEQAFRECSRGKPFFGGDAVGLVDIALGSFVVWIRVVDEAAGVKLLDEAKFPALTAWAERFLAVDAVREVMPDAGRLLEHYKGFLAKRAPPSPAGY from the exons ATGGCGGCCGGAGGCGAGCTGCAGCTGCTGAGCTCATGGTACAGCCCCTACGTGATCCGCGCCAAGGTGGCGCTGGGGCTGAAGGGGCTCATCTACGAGTTCATCGAGGAGGACCTCTTCAGCAAGAGCGACCTGCTGCTGAAGCTCAACCCGGTGCACAAGAAGGTGCCCGTCCTGGTCCACGGCGGCCGCCCCGTGTGCGAGTCGCTCGTCATCGTGCAGTACGTCGACGAGACCTGGGCAGCAGGCACCGGGACCCCTCTCCTTCCTGCCGACGCCCACGACCGCGCCACGGCTCGCTTCTGGGCAGCCTACGTCGACGACAAG TTCTGCAAGGAGTGGATCAAACTGTACAGGTCGACGACGGCGGAGAAGGCGGCGGAGGCGCTCGGCGGCGTGGTCCCCGTGGTGGAGACGCTGGAGCAGGCGTTCAGGGAGTGCTCCAGGGGGAAACCCTTCTTCGGCGGCGACGCCGTCGGGCTCGTGGACATCGCGCTCGGGAGCTTCGTGGTGTGGATCAGGGTGGTGGACGAGGCGGCCGGCGTAAAGCTTCTGGACGAGGCCAAGTTCCCGGCCTTGACGGCGTGGGCGGAGCGCTTCTTGGCGGTGGACGCCGTGAGGGAGGTGATGCCGGACGCTGGAAGGCTGTTGGAGCACTACAAGGGGTTTCTGGCTAAACGGGCTCCACCTTCACCTGCTGGTTACTGA